CTAATGAAGCTAGGTATACCAGACAACCACAAAACCAAGAGGTGATTCCCGATTGGTTCAAAAACTGTGCAGAGCAAGAAAGTCATAATACAAATAAACCGCCTAGCATTGAAGATATAGCTCGAATCATTGAGTTATCCATCAAGTTAAATAGACCGAGAGAGAGAATTCTTGAATCTATTGATCATCGGTATAAACTCTCTGAAGAAGATATAGCTTCGATTCAGGAAGGTAAATACACTGCCTTAGATATTTTACTCGAACAATCGAACCCTAGTGTGGTTGGAGATCCATAAACAAGGGAGGTAGGAAAGTGGGAAAAACCAAAAATAAACACTTTGCTTATTATGATATTGCATCACAAGCGGATAATGTAAAAACCTTTGAAGGAAAAAGATATGATGTACACGGTATTTGGGCGGTAGATCGCTATGGAACTACTAAAAAACTTGCCAGTATCTATTACCGAATTCGAACCGTGAAGAATGATCGATTTAAAACCATTGCAAAACGCAAAAACCCTAAGAGTGAACTAATACCCGTCAGGTAAATGTAACGATTTTAATACGTGCTTAAATAGCACGTATGGAACTTTGAAAACTACATATCTACGTTAGGAAAAGAAAGGTCACAGAACTTTCCTAGCTGTCGATAATCGTTCGGTGCGTGTCACGTGAAACGCATCTAGTGACCGGATAAGCGTTGTATCAATAATGGTTCTTCTATTTGGAGTGAGGATATAGCCAATGAAACTTTTAATAGTAAAACCTAGATGCATAAAGTTCTACGTATATGCTAGAAACGTTGTGCATTGCAGAACACTATGATTAACATGGTGGGTCTGCATAGGGTTGATTGTATCTAGCCAAAAACAATCTCTTTATATAATAAGGATTCCTTTCCAAGATGTGGATTTATGTTTAAGTAGGTGTTAGAATCGTTATACAGTTCACTCGAGAAGGGAATGATCTGATGAAAAAGTATTGGATCAGTAGTTTCTCTGGTTTGATATTAGCTATCATTCTTGTAGGTTGTGGAGCTCAAGGAGCCACAGGTGAAGTAGAGTCTTTATCACCAGACGAAATGAGAAGTCACATCGAAGAAAATGACACAGCCTTTATATTACTTAATAATACGGAGGATAAGGAAGATCGGACAGAAAAGATTGAATTAGTTGAAGATAAGATTAATTCGATTAGTGTGAAAGAAATAAATGCTAAGTCTCCAGAGATGCTAGATAATAATTTAAAGCCAGAAGACTTAGGGTTAAAAAGCATCCAGTTTGAGACTTTGGGCTTTTATGAGGATGGAAAATTAAAAGACTATGTTTCCTTAAGAAGTGTTGATTTTCCTTCAGAAGATAGTAAGGAAAAAGCTTTGCAAGAATTTATTGACAATAACGCATCATAACGGAAGTGATCTTTAATAGATCGCTTCTTTTTTTATGCCAAAAAACCTTTAAAGGAGGTGATCACAATGGGAGCGACAAATCGTGAACTAAAACAATCGAAGGACTTGGTTCAAACCCTATTAACTATTCAAGACCTATCTTACAATGATTGGCTACATGAAAAACACCAAGAGTATATTCAAGACAATCAGGATGTTGTTATGAAATCTTTGTTGCATTACAAAGGGTTGAATGAAGAGAAAGAAAAATTTTAAAAGGAGTGTATCGATCGATGAAATTTCTAACTAATTATTCTATGCTTTCCGCCATTAGTAATCTTCAATCTACTGGGGCTTCGATACTGACTGCTATGCAGTTGCTCGGTATTATTTCAGCTGCCATTGCCTTTGGAATTGGAGCTTATCATCTTATTTGGGGAGGTGTTCGAGGGCGTCAGAGTTCGATTGTTTGGTTTATTGGTGGGGCAGTAGGTCTTGTGGTTCTAATGGGTGCAACAGCTATTGCTCAATACATTGATAGCCAGGTAGTTTTTTAAAGGAGCGATATACGAATGCGAGTATTATTCACGTCAAAGCTAGATGGAGAGATTACTAGTTTTCACCCTTATTCTTTTGCAGAAGTCGTAGAAAAGACAGAAATTCTTGATAAGAAGTGGAAGAAAAAGAATGCTCAACCGGTACATCTCGATTTTATGCTATCAAATGAAGAAGGAGATAAACTGTATAGTGGGACGTATGTCGTTGGATCGGAAGATACCACAAATATTTACGACCATATTTGTCAGAAGCTTTTCCAACTCCCCATGAGAAATCATCAACATGAAAACGAAAGGGACATTCTTTTGCAACAATTAACGTCCCATACGCCAACGAATTATCAAATGGATGTTACGGAATTAGTAAAAAAGAATACGGAGAAATCCTCTACATGGACTCGAACGAGTAAACATGGAAAGATTCTTGCTATTTCTTTGATTAGTTTGCTTGTCATAGCCATTACTATTTCAATTACGTTAGCCGTTATGGTAAGTAATCAAGCGAAAGCTTTGAATAATGCGAAAGGGGAATTGACAGAGGTAAGGACAATGAAACAAGCATACGAAACAGCGTTGAGTGGTGATAGGAATGAAGCTGTTAACCATATGAAAAATAAAAAAGATCTAAGTGCATCTGAACAAAAAGCGTTGGTTTACCTTTTAGTTTCAGAAAAGAATTATAAAGAAGCTCTTCATTATGCAGAAAAAAATCAATCAACATTTTTAGCTAGTCAAGTGATGAAGCTCCATGGAATAGAGGAGCTCAAGAAATTCCAAGAATCCTATCCAAGTCCAGTCGGTGCTTTCGAAGTGGCTTTCCACACTGAAGAGTATGAAAAAGCGATCAATATTGAAAAGCTGCCTATGGTAGATGAACTTTATAAGGAAAAAGGGTTGGCCTATTTGAGGGTGGATCAACTAGAAGAAGCGAAGAAAATGGCAAGTGAGGCCAAAAGTGATGATTTGAATGAAAAAATCAACGAATATGAGGAATTAGAAGAACAGTTAAAGAAGGTGAACAGTCAAATAGAAACTGAGAAACAATCAGAAAGTGAAGACCAAGATAAAATCAAGGCCTTAGAAGAAGAAATAGACGAGCTAAAAGCTCAACAAAATAGTATATAGGAGGGCGATTATTTTGAAATCGATCATCGCTAAAAAGCAGGTGCTTATCCCATTAAGCATCTGCTTTTTTATGGTGACGATGCTTATGGCCACATTTATTTGGAATGTGGGGCTTGCCATGTGGGAAACCTTAAAAACATTTCCTTATTTTAACCAGCCATTAGTAATAGAAGCATCGTATTTTACTGATTTTCATGTGAAGGAGCAGCCGTATTTCTACGGAGTGGCGGCTTTTTTAAGTCTCCTGGGTATCGCTTATATGATTTATAAACTTCGCAGCAACTTTAGTCCTGTTGGAACCGATGAAAAAGGATCCCAGCGATTTGCTACGAGGAAAGAAATTCACCAACAATACAAAGCTATCCCTGATCGCAGGAGTTCCTATTCTGGTCAAGGTGGCCCTGTATTAGCTCGCAAAGGGGAGAACGCTTATATCGATCCATCTCCCGTCAATAACTTGATTATTGGGACAACACGAAGTGGGAAAGGGCAAACGTATGTGATTCCCACAATTGATGCCTATTCTCGGGCGGAGAACCAACCATCTTTAGTGATGAATGATCCTAAGGGCGAACTGTTCGCTTCTAGCCGTGAAACCCTTGAAAGTCGAGGGTATGAAGTAGAAGTTCTTAACTTAATGAACCCCATGCAAAGCATGAGCTTTAACCTGCTGGAACTAGTTAAACAATCCTATCAAGATGGTGACTATTCTACAGCTCAAACGCTATGTGAAACGATCACTCACATGCTCTACCACAACCCTCAAGCGAAAGAGCCTATGTGGGATGACTCGGCTAAATCACTTGTCAATGCGATGATCCTAGCGATTACGGAGAAAAGCATAACAGAAGGAACAGAAGAAAAAATCACGATGTATACCGTAGCTAACATGTTAGCAGAATTAGGAACGCAAAATGACATCGATGAAAATGGTCAAGAATTTAACGCGCTGGATCAATATTTTCAAAGCTTACCCCAATCGCATGTAGCAAAAGAGCAGTATGCGACGAGTAATTTCTCTAAAGGAAATACGCGGTCCAGCATTTTTACAACGGCTATGAATGGGTTAACGAAGTTTACGATGAGCGAAACCGCTAAGATGACAGCGAAGAACTCGTTAGATTTGAAGAAGGTAGGATTTGGTCAATTTGTTAAAGGCCAAGGTGCTCCTTTTTCAAAGGTGTTTGTCACATTCCCAGATGGTGTAAAGGAAACCAATCAATCCGGAGAGAGTGGAACCTGGACGATTAACTTTTCATCAAAATTGAAGCCAGGGGACATCATAACTGTTCAACAAGATAAAGAGCCCGTTTCTTCTAAGAAAAGAAGGAATTCAACGAAAGATCAAAAGAAAGATGATGAAGAAAAGCAGAGATGTGAAGTGGCCATCAAGGTGAAGGAGATTCATGAGGATACGGGAGAGGTTCATTTTTCCTCTTCCTCTCTTTCCGATAGTGAAATTAGAGTGGAACGAATTACTTATTTCACAAAACCTATAGCTATCTTCATGGTTACGCCGGATTACGATACATCGACTCACGCGATTCCTTCTATTTTTGTGAGCCAGTTGTATTATGTGTTATCCAAAAATGCAGCCATAGCAAAGGGGCAGAAATGTTTGCGTGAAGTAGTCTTTATGCTGGACGAATTCGGAAATATGCCCGCTATTGCAGACATGGACAATAAAATAACGGTTTGCCTGGGAAGAAATATACGTTTTCACTTAATTATTCAATCCTACGCTCAGTTAAAAGACTTATACGGGGAGGATGGACAGGCAACGATCCGAGGAAATTGCGGGAATGAAATTTACATTTTAAGTGCGGATTATGATTCAGCTTCTTCTTTTTCATCCAAATTAGGTAAAAAAACATTAAATACGCAAACACGGTCTGGCTCTACTTTCTCTTTAGATAAGTCGAAAACAGAAAGTACGGAAGGCAGAGACCTCCTAACGGCCAACGAATTGCAAGAATTAGAGGAAGGAGACACGGTAGTTCGTCGTGTATTAATGAGGCGAGATAAGAAGAGGAGAAAAATACGAGCATTTCCCATATACAATACAGGCAAACACAGTATGAAGTATGCTCACACGTATTTAAGTCAGTATTTTGATACGAGCCGATCCATCACGGAAGAAGAAATACACACCCCGCACCGTTATATTCAACCAAAAGAATTAGTAATTGATTTTTATAACCATTCCCTTCCCAAAACGGAGAAGGAAAACAACTTGGAGAAATTATCTGGTGAAGCTGAAAATGGTCCGTTTGAAGAAGATAGTGTGGGAAGAGAACCATGGAAAGAACAAAAGGTAGGAGAATTTCTTGATAAAAGTACCCTTCATATGGTTCATCAACAGGTGGCACCCCTTTTACATCACAGTAAGGAAGAGATGGATCAGGAACCTATGGAGGTATTTCTTGACCATATAAAACTGTTAGGAGAGGGACAGGAAATTAACCGGCAAGTGTATGATCACATACGTAAGCAAACGGACAAATTAAAAGAAGAGCAAGAGCACCCTAGGAATGAAAAAGAAAAGACTCCCATGTAAGGGATACGAGGGGGTGAAACGATGTCAGATGAGGAACTTTTAGAGAAGTTGCTGGAGTTTTCAGAGGTTTTGTCAACGAATAATATCTTCATATCGGGCTTACGGATCATGGGCTGGGGGATTATATTACTTCTGAAGATGATCGTGGATAGCCTAGAAGGCATGGTCGATAGTGTCTTAACACTAACAGATTTCTTCTTAAGTGAACCCGTCCAAAGTTTTCTAGATACCATTCAACCTGTGCTTTACGTATTATTAGCTATTTCATTAGCGATGATCGGTTTTCGTTTGATTTTCAATAAAGAGAAAAATCGTGCCGATCTGCCAATGAACCTTTTCCTATCCGTGATGACCATTAGTCTATTAACGTTTGGGATGGGACAAGTCAATGATTTTACTGAGGATGCAGTCAATGTGGCCCAAGTGAACACCGACTCCTTCACGACTTCCGACCGAGTGATGACCGACTATGTTACGGATATTGCAGTATACGATGAAACAGGATGGGAAAGCTCAGATGTTGATAACCAGCATCATATAAGTCCTGACTCTATAGATAAAATCTCTATTAATGAGACCATTACTAGGGAGTTCGAAAAGGCAAATGGAGATCAACTATCCTCTGAAGGAAAAGAGATCATAATGAATAAAGTTGGCTTAGAATCAAACGGGGAAGAAGGACTAGTAGAGTTAGGCAAAAGTGGTTTATTTGACTTCTTGCCTGAAAATTATTACCGGTGGCATATCGATTGGTTTACAGCCATTGTGACTCTGGGAGTTATGGCTTTTACGATGATTCTCATATCCATTAAAATCGCTAAGCTATGTTTTGAACTTGGGTTTAATCATATCGTTGCTCTTATTATGGCTTATGCCGATATCTCAACTGGGCAACGATTAAAAGCGATTATCAAGAATATTGGTAGTATCTTTGCTTCGCTTATTATGATTTTCCTAAGCTTGCGGGTGCATATGTATTACACCACCTTTATCGGTGAAAACCTTGAAGGGATAGGCTATTTAGTAGCCCTGATTGCAGGGAGTCTAGCTGTGATTGATGGACCGAATATTGTTCAGAAGCTATTCGGCATAGATGCTGGGCTGAAAAACGCTTGGCATGTGGCTATGGGAGGTTACCTAGCATCCAAAACGCTAGGACCACCTGCAAAAAAAGCAGCCGGAGCTATTGCTAGTGGGGGAACTAGTGCCGTTATGAATACGGGAGCTGGCGCAGCTGGTGCCGTTGCAGGAATGGCAGGAAGTAAACCAAAAGGTCAGTCACAAGGATCTGAACAAAATAAGCAAACGGCTAGTCCGACAAAGAGTAACAGAGCTCAGGAAGAGAGAAAGCCTCAAAAGCAAGAACTAAGTCCAATGGATTCCTCCCAGAGAGGCCGTTCACCTTCTCGTAAAGGGTCCACTTTATCTGGGAAATCCATGAATTCTACTCCTCAAGAAATTAGCGAAGAAAATCAGCAACCTTCCTCTTATTCATATAACCATCAGCGTTCAAATGATGAAGGAGGTCAAGGGAGTCATCAAACAAGTACTTCAGTGGAAAAGAGAGAAAATAAAAACTCAGGGTTAAATGGAAAGCCTCTAGAACAAACAGAACAGAACCCTAATCATGATGGTAAGAAAGTTCAAGGAACCACAACTTCACCTCAAGAAGCTCCAGCAACTACAGATGAGATACCGATGCCTAATCAGCACAGAACGGAGCAGAGAACCATTAGTCAATACGTCAGGGATCAAGCTAAGGAACGCATTCAAAATAACAGAAAGGTACAGGGGGCAAAACGAACGTACGATTTATCACGAAATTCCACGGAAAACTGGAAAAATAAAATCAAGAAACGCGGACAAGGATCTTAACTTTGTTCGCGTTTTTGTTTTGAGAAAGGAGAAAGGACCTTGCAGTACAAAATTCCTTCTGAAATTGGAAGTGAGCTTAAAATCAACCGGCTGTTTTACCTTACCGATCTCCTAGTGGTTTTAATCTTAGGAGGGATCGGCTTTACTTTTCGATATGTGGTGCATCCTTCTTTGGTTTGGTACTACGCGATCTTTTGGATTTTGTTGATGATTGCTTGGTTAATACGAACGAAAACGAATCCAAAGCTTCGGATGGCGAAAGTGTTGCTTTTAGCTGTCAGCCGCGATCGATTAACCTATTGTGCGATAGATACAGAGGAAGAAAAGAAAGGAGATTCTTAAATGCCTCGGAGAGAAAAAGAAGATGTTTTGTTTTTCGAAGATAGCGAGGAGCAACAAGCTCTTTTTGATGAACGAGCCGAACGGAAGGTTAAAGACAGAAACTCTAAGACTGGGAAGAAAAAAAGAGAACTAGCCAAAGCTTCCATTGCCGAAGTTATCCCGATTCAAGATATGACACCTGATGGATCCTTTGAACTTCAAAGGAACAAAGGGTACATGGACGTGATGCAGCTGCAGAGTAAGGATATTTATTCTCCCTCTACGCAAGAAACGGAGTACGACATTATGATGATGGCTAAATTCTTTCAATCCTATGCTCACGACATTAAGGTTGTTTCTATGAATTTTCCAGTGGATATGCAAAAGCAATTAGACGCGATCCACCGTAAAATTGCTCAAAATACAGCCCCTTTATATGAACGATTTTTACTTAAGAAAAGGGATGAATTGCAGTTTTTAGAAACTCATCGAACCAACCGCGAGTTTTATTTATATATTTATGCCTCAAGCCTTAAGCAGCTAGCTGAATATCGTAATAACTGTCGTCGGTACCTTGGACGAGTGACTCCAATCATTGAATTAACCGATGAAAAGAAGCTTGATTTAATTTATAAGCTCAACAATCTTAATACCAAATTGGAAAAAAGGGGGTAGAAGAATTGTTTTCTTTCCTTAAAAAGAGAAACGATGAAGAGGAAACCGAGTATCGGGGATATAATCCCTACTTATTAGCTCATGTACAACCCCAGGGTGGCATTCACTTTCAAGAATCTTATATTCGCAAAGGAGATGGCTATGAAGCTTGTGTCCATGTCTATTCCTTTCCTAAGAACGTGTCTGATTTCTGGTTAGAACCGATTTTCAATATGGAAAATGTGATTACCACCATGGATGTCGTATCAGACGATCGTTACAAAGTACGCGATGGATTAAATAAAGGGATGGCCGAACAAAGTTCCCGTATCATCAACGAGAAAGATAATGCAGGGATTATCGAGGCACAAAATAATTACGATGATTTAC
This window of the Halobacillus sp. Marseille-Q1614 genome carries:
- a CDS encoding pLS20_p028 family conjugation system transmembrane protein, whose translation is MSDEELLEKLLEFSEVLSTNNIFISGLRIMGWGIILLLKMIVDSLEGMVDSVLTLTDFFLSEPVQSFLDTIQPVLYVLLAISLAMIGFRLIFNKEKNRADLPMNLFLSVMTISLLTFGMGQVNDFTEDAVNVAQVNTDSFTTSDRVMTDYVTDIAVYDETGWESSDVDNQHHISPDSIDKISINETITREFEKANGDQLSSEGKEIIMNKVGLESNGEEGLVELGKSGLFDFLPENYYRWHIDWFTAIVTLGVMAFTMILISIKIAKLCFELGFNHIVALIMAYADISTGQRLKAIIKNIGSIFASLIMIFLSLRVHMYYTTFIGENLEGIGYLVALIAGSLAVIDGPNIVQKLFGIDAGLKNAWHVAMGGYLASKTLGPPAKKAAGAIASGGTSAVMNTGAGAAGAVAGMAGSKPKGQSQGSEQNKQTASPTKSNRAQEERKPQKQELSPMDSSQRGRSPSRKGSTLSGKSMNSTPQEISEENQQPSSYSYNHQRSNDEGGQGSHQTSTSVEKRENKNSGLNGKPLEQTEQNPNHDGKKVQGTTTSPQEAPATTDEIPMPNQHRTEQRTISQYVRDQAKERIQNNRKVQGAKRTYDLSRNSTENWKNKIKKRGQGS
- a CDS encoding DUF5592 family protein codes for the protein MQYKIPSEIGSELKINRLFYLTDLLVVLILGGIGFTFRYVVHPSLVWYYAIFWILLMIAWLIRTKTNPKLRMAKVLLLAVSRDRLTYCAIDTEEEKKGDS
- a CDS encoding VirD4-like conjugal transfer protein, CD1115 family, coding for MKSIIAKKQVLIPLSICFFMVTMLMATFIWNVGLAMWETLKTFPYFNQPLVIEASYFTDFHVKEQPYFYGVAAFLSLLGIAYMIYKLRSNFSPVGTDEKGSQRFATRKEIHQQYKAIPDRRSSYSGQGGPVLARKGENAYIDPSPVNNLIIGTTRSGKGQTYVIPTIDAYSRAENQPSLVMNDPKGELFASSRETLESRGYEVEVLNLMNPMQSMSFNLLELVKQSYQDGDYSTAQTLCETITHMLYHNPQAKEPMWDDSAKSLVNAMILAITEKSITEGTEEKITMYTVANMLAELGTQNDIDENGQEFNALDQYFQSLPQSHVAKEQYATSNFSKGNTRSSIFTTAMNGLTKFTMSETAKMTAKNSLDLKKVGFGQFVKGQGAPFSKVFVTFPDGVKETNQSGESGTWTINFSSKLKPGDIITVQQDKEPVSSKKRRNSTKDQKKDDEEKQRCEVAIKVKEIHEDTGEVHFSSSSLSDSEIRVERITYFTKPIAIFMVTPDYDTSTHAIPSIFVSQLYYVLSKNAAIAKGQKCLREVVFMLDEFGNMPAIADMDNKITVCLGRNIRFHLIIQSYAQLKDLYGEDGQATIRGNCGNEIYILSADYDSASSFSSKLGKKTLNTQTRSGSTFSLDKSKTESTEGRDLLTANELQELEEGDTVVRRVLMRRDKKRRKIRAFPIYNTGKHSMKYAHTYLSQYFDTSRSITEEEIHTPHRYIQPKELVIDFYNHSLPKTEKENNLEKLSGEAENGPFEEDSVGREPWKEQKVGEFLDKSTLHMVHQQVAPLLHHSKEEMDQEPMEVFLDHIKLLGEGQEINRQVYDHIRKQTDKLKEEQEHPRNEKEKTPM